A single region of the Mycobacterium avium subsp. avium genome encodes:
- a CDS encoding DUF1501 domain-containing protein, which produces MTEMNRRRFLIASAGVSAAGLLSSAVAVGWPDLMRAARDRPLAPGAGVLVIVTLYGGNDGINTLIPYADNAYHDARPELAYAPQDVLHLDQQLGLNPALKGLAGLWNQRKLAVVRGAGYPKPDHSHFRSMDIWQTASPDEPVSTGWIGRWLDATGDDPLRAVNIGAVLPPLAVGAKCTAAALSPGGGAGKAGQFDAVMTALGDDAPDDTPAMAAVCKAYRAARTADATFASVKPPAKQNNSLAAQLDVVAQAVKARVPARVYTVQLGGFDTHAGERGTQQRLLQTFDEAVTGFVAQMAGRNVVLMAYSEFGRRVRANASQGTDHGTAGPVFIAGAPVNGGFYGEQPSLTDLDNGDLKYTTDFRDIYHELLARTVGTDPAPSVGAGRRDLGFLSA; this is translated from the coding sequence ATGACCGAGATGAACCGTCGCAGATTCCTGATCGCCAGCGCGGGCGTGTCGGCGGCCGGGCTGCTGTCGTCGGCGGTGGCGGTCGGTTGGCCCGACCTGATGCGCGCGGCCCGGGACCGGCCGCTGGCACCGGGCGCCGGCGTGCTGGTGATCGTCACCCTCTACGGCGGCAACGACGGCATCAACACGCTGATCCCGTACGCGGACAACGCCTATCACGACGCCCGGCCCGAACTCGCCTACGCCCCGCAAGACGTCCTGCACCTGGATCAGCAGCTGGGGCTCAACCCGGCGCTCAAGGGCCTGGCCGGGCTGTGGAACCAGCGGAAGCTGGCCGTCGTGCGCGGCGCGGGCTACCCGAAACCCGACCACAGTCACTTCCGCTCCATGGACATCTGGCAGACCGCGTCGCCGGACGAGCCGGTGTCGACGGGCTGGATCGGCCGCTGGCTCGACGCCACCGGCGACGACCCGTTGCGCGCGGTCAACATCGGGGCGGTGCTGCCGCCGCTGGCGGTCGGCGCCAAGTGCACGGCCGCGGCGCTGAGCCCGGGCGGCGGCGCCGGCAAGGCCGGGCAGTTCGACGCCGTGATGACCGCGCTGGGCGACGACGCCCCCGACGACACCCCGGCGATGGCCGCGGTGTGCAAGGCCTACCGCGCCGCGCGCACCGCCGACGCCACCTTCGCCTCGGTGAAACCGCCTGCCAAACAGAATAATTCGCTGGCAGCCCAGCTGGACGTGGTCGCCCAGGCCGTCAAGGCCCGGGTGCCGGCCCGCGTCTACACCGTGCAACTGGGCGGTTTCGACACCCACGCCGGGGAACGCGGCACCCAGCAGCGGCTGCTGCAGACCTTCGACGAGGCGGTCACCGGATTCGTCGCGCAGATGGCCGGGCGCAACGTGGTGCTGATGGCGTATTCGGAGTTCGGGCGGCGGGTGCGGGCCAACGCCTCACAGGGCACCGACCACGGCACGGCCGGCCCGGTGTTCATCGCGGGCGCACCGGTCAACGGCGGATTCTACGGCGAGCAACCCAGCCTCACCGACCTCGACAACGGAGACCTGAAGTACACCACCGATTTTCGCGACATCTACCACGAGCTGCTGGCACGCACCGTCGGCACCGATCCCGCGCCCTCGGTCGGCGCCGGCCGCCGCGACCTCGGCTTCCTATCCGCCTAG
- a CDS encoding serine/threonine-protein kinase PknG, with product MAEPDNKSEQPEPGTEQVGPGTQPAEVGDDAQGGAATGRLQATQALFRPDFDDDDDDFPHISLGALDTDSADRMTVATRALPPVRQLGGGLVEIPRGRDIDPREALMTNPVVPESKRFCWNCGKPVGRSTKKSKGTSEGWCPHCGSAYSFLPQLNPGDIVANQYEVKGCIAHGGLGWVYLAVDHNVNDRPVVLKGLVHSGDAEAQAIAMAERQFLAEVVHPQIVQIFNFVEHVDRHGNPVGYIVMEYVGGQPLRHGKGEKLPVSEAIAYVLEILPALGYLHSIGLVYNDLKPENIMLTEEQLKLIDLGAVSRINSFGYLYGTPGFQAPEIVRTGPTVATDIYTVGRTLAALTLNLPTRNGRYVDGIPDNDPVLGTYDSFRRLLRRATDPDPRRRFSSTEEMSAQLMGVLREVVAHDTGVPRPGLSTIFSPSRSTFGVDLLVAHTDVYLDGQVHSEKLTAREIVTALQVPLVDPADVAAPVLQATVLSQPVQTLDSLRAARHGTLDADGVELSESIELPLMEVRALLDLGDVAKATRKLDDLAERVGWQWRLVWYKAVAELLTGDYDSATTHFTEVLDTFPGELAPKLALAATAELAGDVDEHRFYETVWKTNDGVISAAFGLARTLSAEGDRAAAVRTLDEVPATSRHFTTARLTSAVTLLSGRSKSEITEEEIRDAARRVEALPPTEPRVLQIRALVLGCAMDWLEDNKASTNHILGFPFTEHGLRLGVEAALRNLARVAPTQRHRYALVDMANKVRPTSTF from the coding sequence ATGGCCGAGCCGGACAACAAGAGCGAGCAGCCGGAACCGGGGACCGAGCAGGTGGGCCCGGGCACCCAGCCGGCCGAGGTGGGCGACGACGCCCAGGGCGGCGCGGCAACGGGGCGGCTGCAGGCCACCCAGGCGCTGTTCCGGCCCGACTTCGACGATGACGACGACGACTTCCCGCACATCTCGCTGGGCGCCCTGGACACCGACAGCGCCGACCGCATGACGGTGGCGACGCGGGCGCTGCCGCCGGTCCGTCAGCTCGGCGGTGGGCTGGTCGAGATTCCGCGCGGCCGCGACATCGACCCGCGCGAGGCGTTGATGACCAACCCGGTGGTGCCGGAGTCCAAGCGCTTCTGCTGGAACTGCGGCAAACCGGTGGGGCGGTCCACCAAGAAGAGCAAGGGCACCTCCGAGGGCTGGTGCCCGCACTGCGGCAGCGCGTATTCGTTTCTGCCGCAACTGAATCCGGGCGACATCGTCGCCAACCAGTACGAGGTCAAGGGCTGCATCGCGCACGGCGGGCTGGGCTGGGTCTACCTGGCGGTGGACCACAACGTCAACGACCGGCCGGTGGTGCTCAAGGGCCTGGTGCACTCCGGTGACGCCGAGGCGCAGGCCATCGCGATGGCCGAACGGCAATTCCTCGCCGAGGTGGTGCACCCGCAGATCGTGCAGATCTTCAACTTCGTCGAGCATGTGGACCGGCACGGGAATCCGGTCGGCTACATCGTCATGGAGTACGTCGGCGGGCAGCCGCTGCGGCACGGCAAGGGCGAGAAGCTGCCGGTCTCCGAGGCCATCGCCTACGTGCTGGAGATCCTGCCGGCGCTGGGCTATTTGCATTCGATAGGCCTGGTCTACAACGACCTCAAGCCGGAGAACATCATGCTCACCGAGGAGCAGCTCAAGCTGATCGACCTGGGCGCGGTGTCGCGGATCAACTCGTTCGGATACCTTTACGGCACACCGGGTTTCCAGGCGCCGGAGATCGTGCGGACCGGCCCGACGGTGGCCACCGACATCTACACGGTGGGGCGCACGCTGGCCGCGCTCACGCTGAACCTGCCCACCCGCAACGGCCGCTACGTCGACGGCATCCCCGACAACGACCCGGTGCTGGGCACCTACGACTCCTTCCGCCGGTTGCTGCGCCGCGCCACCGACCCCGACCCGCGGCGCCGGTTCTCCAGCACCGAGGAGATGTCGGCCCAGCTGATGGGGGTGCTGCGCGAGGTGGTCGCGCACGACACCGGGGTGCCGCGGCCCGGCCTGTCGACCATCTTCTCGCCCAGCCGCTCGACGTTCGGGGTGGACCTGCTGGTCGCGCACACCGACGTGTACCTGGACGGCCAGGTGCATTCGGAGAAGCTGACCGCCCGCGAGATCGTGACCGCGCTGCAGGTGCCGCTGGTCGATCCGGCCGACGTCGCCGCCCCGGTGCTGCAGGCGACGGTGTTGTCGCAGCCGGTGCAGACGCTGGACTCGCTGCGCGCGGCCCGGCACGGGACGCTGGACGCCGACGGGGTCGAGCTGTCCGAGTCGATCGAGCTGCCGCTGATGGAGGTGCGCGCGCTGCTGGACCTCGGCGACGTGGCCAAGGCCACCCGCAAGCTCGACGACCTGGCCGAGCGGGTCGGCTGGCAGTGGCGGCTGGTCTGGTACAAGGCGGTGGCCGAGCTGCTGACCGGCGACTACGATTCGGCCACAACGCATTTCACCGAGGTGCTGGACACCTTCCCGGGCGAGCTGGCGCCCAAGTTGGCGTTGGCCGCGACCGCCGAGCTGGCCGGCGATGTCGACGAGCATCGGTTCTACGAGACGGTGTGGAAGACCAACGACGGCGTGATCTCGGCGGCCTTCGGGTTGGCCAGAACCCTGTCCGCCGAGGGTGATCGGGCCGCCGCGGTGCGCACCCTCGACGAGGTGCCGGCCACCTCGCGGCACTTCACCACCGCGCGGCTGACCAGTGCGGTGACGCTGTTGTCCGGGCGGTCCAAGAGCGAGATCACCGAAGAGGAAATCCGGGACGCGGCCCGGCGGGTGGAGGCGCTGCCGCCGACCGAGCCGCGGGTGTTGCAGATCCGCGCCCTGGTGCTCGGCTGCGCGATGGACTGGCTGGAGGACAACAAGGCCAGCACCAACCACATCCTCGGCTTCCCGTTCACCGAGCACGGGCTGCGGCTGGGCGTCGAAGCGGCGCTGCGCAACCTGGCCCGCGTCGCCCCCACCCAGCGGCACCGCTACGCGCTGGTGGACATGGCCAACAAGGTGCGGCCCACCAGCACGTTCTGA
- a CDS encoding endonuclease domain-containing protein translates to MGEAPVVGSEELASGRLNRHRLRVAYRPVFPNVYLPAQVEPTLPLRIRAAWLWSGRTAVIAGAAAAAVHGAAWIPDAVPIELIHHNTRAPDGVLIRRDGLCPGETQICDGLAVTTPERTAFDIGRRGAVRSAVVRLDSLARATGFKADDVLRVAGAHPRSPGLRRLEAALGLVDPGAQSPRESYLRLLLIDAGLPRPQTQVPVPGADGLPVAYLDMGWPEWMVAVEYDGDHHRTDRRQYVKDIRRLEMLEQLGWVIVRVVAEDRPADIVRRVRAALAKSGVAPRLSV, encoded by the coding sequence ATGGGGGAGGCGCCGGTCGTCGGCAGCGAGGAACTGGCGTCCGGGCGGCTGAACCGTCACCGGCTGCGGGTGGCCTACCGTCCGGTGTTCCCGAATGTCTACCTGCCCGCGCAGGTCGAGCCGACGCTGCCGCTTCGCATCCGCGCGGCGTGGCTGTGGTCGGGGCGGACGGCGGTCATCGCCGGCGCGGCCGCGGCGGCGGTGCACGGCGCCGCGTGGATCCCCGATGCTGTCCCGATCGAGTTGATCCACCACAACACTCGTGCCCCCGACGGGGTGCTGATCCGGCGCGACGGCCTGTGCCCCGGCGAAACGCAGATCTGCGACGGGCTCGCCGTCACCACACCGGAGCGAACCGCCTTCGACATCGGGCGACGGGGTGCCGTCCGCTCGGCTGTGGTCCGGCTCGACTCGCTGGCGCGCGCAACGGGTTTCAAGGCCGACGACGTGTTGCGGGTGGCCGGGGCGCACCCGCGCTCGCCCGGGCTACGGCGCCTGGAGGCGGCGCTGGGCCTCGTCGACCCCGGTGCGCAGTCACCGCGGGAGAGCTACCTGCGGCTGCTGCTCATCGACGCGGGTCTGCCTCGGCCGCAGACCCAGGTCCCGGTGCCGGGCGCCGACGGCCTGCCCGTCGCGTACCTGGACATGGGCTGGCCCGAGTGGATGGTCGCCGTCGAATACGACGGCGACCACCATCGCACCGACCGGCGCCAGTACGTCAAAGACATTCGCCGGCTGGAGATGCTCGAGCAGCTGGGCTGGGTCATCGTCCGGGTGGTCGCAGAGGACCGGCCGGCGGACATCGTCCGCCGCGTCCGCGCGGCACTGGCGAAATCTGGTGTTGCGCCTCGGCTTTCAGTGTGA
- a CDS encoding TetR/AcrR family transcriptional regulator — protein sequence MNCVGQPQSQMEPESKLRQRTEGRLDRSRDPAILDAALAALAEHGYDATNMNDIAARAGVGKAAIYRRWSSKAALMTDALIYWRPELLNDDAPDTGSLAGDLDAIVKRAKRNDNALISNDLVLRVALEAAHDPELATALNDLILFKGRRVLSAVLAQAADRGEIDPNRDWSLVADVLTAMGLLRAISGQRVDGKFVRRVIDTLILPAVRAAPE from the coding sequence GTGAACTGCGTGGGGCAGCCGCAATCGCAGATGGAGCCGGAATCCAAGCTTCGCCAGCGCACCGAGGGGCGACTCGATCGCTCGCGCGACCCCGCGATCCTCGATGCCGCGTTGGCGGCGCTGGCCGAACACGGCTATGACGCGACGAACATGAACGACATCGCCGCGCGGGCCGGCGTCGGCAAGGCCGCGATCTACCGGCGGTGGTCGTCGAAGGCCGCGTTGATGACCGACGCCCTGATCTACTGGCGGCCCGAGCTCCTCAACGACGACGCGCCCGACACCGGGAGCCTGGCCGGCGACCTCGACGCGATCGTCAAGCGCGCCAAGCGCAACGACAACGCGTTGATCTCCAACGACCTCGTGCTGCGGGTCGCCTTGGAGGCCGCGCACGATCCCGAGCTCGCCACCGCGCTGAACGACCTGATCCTGTTCAAGGGCCGGCGGGTGCTGTCGGCCGTTCTGGCGCAGGCCGCCGACCGCGGGGAAATCGACCCGAACCGCGACTGGTCGTTGGTCGCCGACGTGTTGACCGCGATGGGCCTGTTGCGCGCCATCAGCGGGCAGCGCGTCGACGGCAAGTTCGTGCGGCGGGTCATCGACACCCTGATCCTGCCCGCCGTGCGGGCGGCACCCGAATAG
- a CDS encoding RND family transporter: MSNPHAQSRLPVIPRLIRVLSLPITLLGWVFVAVALGVLSPSLDDVASQHSVPMTPRDAPAFKSMMHIGDKFNEFHTDSTAMVVLEGKDKLGDSAHEFYDRIVRKLRDDHQHVQNIQDFWSDPLTAAGSQSPDGKSAYVQVFLNGAQGTTPSYESVAAVRKIVDSTPAPPGVKAYVAGNTVLNADTSIVGHKSMATMALVSIVVIFVMLLVVYRSIVTTVLSLVIIGIELFAAQGITATAGNLNIIGLTPYAVSMITMLSIAAGTDYVIFLLGRYHEARSFGQGREEAFYTAYHGVSHVILGSGLTIAGACLCLTAARLPYFQTMGLPCAIAMVVIVLAALTLAPAILAVGSRFGLFDPKRAIDVRGWRKVGTAVVRWPKPIIVVTAAIAVIGFISLLTYVPNYDDQKFTPKDMPANAAMTAAERHFSQARMNPELLMVEADHDLRDPADMLVVDRIAKSVFHLRGIERVQTITRPLGAPIEHSSIPFQIAMQNSGTLQTAKFMNDTMANMLEQADELDKTIAVMEHMYGVMKELTATTHSMVGRTHEMVDTTNELRDRIADFDDFFRPIRSYFYWEKHCFDIPVCWSMRSLFDALDGIDELSDQISGLTIDLDHMDRLMPQLLADFPKTIDSMKTMRDFMLSTHSTMAGIQAHQQEAAEGSTLMGQYFDEAKNDDSFYLPPEVFKNPDFKRGLKMFVSPDGTAVRFIITHQGDPASVEGIKHVAGVKDAVADAIKGTPLESSKVYLAGTASMYSDMQEGVIIDLLVAGISCLILIFTIMLIITRSVVAALVIVGTVAASLGTACGLSVLMWQDLIGLGVQWIVLPLSIVILLAVGSDYNLLLVSRLKEEIPAGLNTGIIRGMGASGRVVTAAGLVFAFTMASMIVSQLRVIGELGTTIALGLLVDTLIVRSFMTPSIAAALGHWFWWPINTIRMTRRTHHDEEAHTAPIRQPALR, from the coding sequence ATGAGTAACCCGCATGCGCAGTCCCGACTCCCGGTCATTCCCAGGCTCATTCGCGTGCTGTCGCTGCCGATCACCCTCCTGGGCTGGGTGTTCGTCGCGGTCGCCCTGGGGGTGCTGTCGCCGTCGCTCGACGACGTCGCGTCCCAGCACTCGGTGCCGATGACCCCGCGGGACGCGCCGGCGTTCAAGTCGATGATGCACATCGGCGACAAGTTCAACGAGTTCCACACCGATTCCACGGCGATGGTGGTCCTGGAGGGGAAGGACAAACTCGGCGACAGCGCGCACGAGTTTTACGACCGCATCGTGCGCAAGCTGCGGGACGACCATCAGCACGTCCAGAACATCCAGGACTTCTGGAGTGATCCGCTGACCGCCGCCGGCTCGCAGAGCCCGGACGGCAAGTCCGCCTACGTGCAGGTCTTCCTCAACGGCGCCCAGGGAACCACGCCCAGCTACGAGTCGGTCGCCGCGGTGCGCAAGATCGTCGACAGCACACCCGCACCGCCCGGCGTCAAGGCGTACGTGGCCGGCAACACCGTGCTGAACGCCGACACCAGCATCGTCGGCCATAAGAGCATGGCGACGATGGCGCTGGTCTCGATCGTGGTCATCTTCGTGATGCTGCTGGTGGTGTACAGGTCGATCGTCACCACCGTGCTGAGCCTGGTGATCATTGGCATAGAACTCTTTGCGGCCCAGGGCATTACGGCGACGGCCGGCAATCTCAACATCATCGGCCTGACGCCCTACGCGGTCAGCATGATCACCATGCTCAGCATCGCCGCGGGAACCGACTACGTCATCTTCCTGCTCGGCCGCTATCACGAAGCGCGCTCCTTCGGCCAGGGCAGGGAGGAGGCCTTCTACACCGCCTATCACGGTGTCTCGCACGTCATCCTGGGCTCGGGCCTGACCATCGCGGGCGCCTGCCTGTGCCTGACGGCGGCCCGGTTGCCGTATTTCCAGACCATGGGGTTGCCCTGTGCGATAGCGATGGTGGTCATCGTGTTGGCGGCGCTGACCCTGGCGCCGGCGATCCTGGCGGTCGGCTCGCGGTTCGGCCTGTTCGATCCCAAACGCGCGATCGACGTGCGGGGCTGGCGCAAGGTGGGCACCGCCGTGGTGCGCTGGCCCAAGCCGATCATCGTGGTGACCGCGGCGATCGCGGTGATCGGGTTCATCAGCCTGCTGACGTACGTGCCGAACTACGACGACCAGAAATTCACGCCGAAGGACATGCCCGCCAACGCCGCGATGACGGCCGCCGAACGGCACTTCTCCCAGGCCCGGATGAACCCGGAGTTGCTGATGGTGGAGGCCGACCACGATCTGCGCGACCCGGCCGATATGCTCGTCGTCGACCGAATCGCCAAGAGCGTCTTTCATCTTCGCGGCATCGAGCGGGTCCAGACCATCACCCGGCCGCTGGGGGCGCCGATCGAGCACAGCTCGATCCCGTTCCAGATCGCCATGCAGAACTCGGGCACGCTGCAGACGGCCAAGTTCATGAACGACACCATGGCGAACATGCTCGAGCAGGCCGACGAGCTGGACAAGACGATCGCCGTGATGGAGCACATGTACGGCGTCATGAAGGAACTCACCGCCACCACGCACAGCATGGTCGGCCGCACCCACGAGATGGTGGACACCACCAATGAATTACGGGACCGCATCGCCGATTTCGACGACTTCTTCCGGCCCATCAGAAGCTACTTCTACTGGGAGAAACACTGTTTCGACATCCCGGTCTGCTGGTCGATGCGCTCGCTGTTCGACGCGCTGGACGGCATCGACGAGCTCTCCGACCAGATATCTGGGCTCACCATCGATCTCGATCACATGGATCGGTTGATGCCGCAACTGCTGGCCGATTTCCCGAAAACCATCGACTCGATGAAGACGATGCGCGACTTCATGCTGTCCACCCATTCCACGATGGCCGGCATCCAGGCCCACCAGCAGGAGGCCGCCGAGGGCTCGACGTTGATGGGGCAATACTTCGACGAGGCCAAGAACGACGACTCGTTCTACCTGCCGCCGGAAGTCTTCAAAAACCCCGACTTCAAACGCGGGCTGAAGATGTTCGTCTCACCCGACGGCACCGCGGTGCGGTTCATCATCACCCACCAGGGCGATCCGGCCTCGGTCGAGGGAATCAAGCACGTCGCCGGTGTCAAGGACGCGGTCGCCGACGCCATCAAGGGCACCCCGCTGGAGAGCTCCAAGGTGTACCTGGCCGGGACCGCGTCGATGTACTCCGACATGCAAGAAGGCGTCATCATCGACCTCCTGGTTGCCGGAATCTCCTGTCTCATCCTGATTTTCACGATCATGTTGATCATCACCCGCAGTGTGGTCGCGGCGTTGGTCATCGTCGGCACCGTCGCCGCCTCGCTGGGCACCGCCTGCGGCCTGTCGGTGCTGATGTGGCAGGACCTCATCGGGCTCGGCGTGCAATGGATCGTGCTGCCGCTGTCCATCGTGATCCTGCTGGCGGTGGGATCGGACTACAACCTGCTGCTGGTGTCGCGACTCAAGGAGGAGATCCCCGCGGGCCTCAACACCGGCATCATCCGCGGCATGGGCGCCTCGGGCCGGGTCGTCACCGCCGCCGGGCTGGTGTTCGCCTTCACCATGGCGTCGATGATCGTCAGCCAGCTGCGGGTGATCGGCGAGCTCGGCACCACCATCGCGCTGGGCCTGCTCGTCGACACCCTGATCGTGCGGTCCTTCATGACGCCGTCGATCGCCGCCGCGCTCGGGCACTGGTTCTGGTGGCCGATCAACACCATCCGCATGACCCGACGCACACACCACGACGAGGAGGCACACACGGCGCCGATCCGGCAGCCGGCTCTAAGGTGA
- a CDS encoding DUF1800 domain-containing protein, which produces MAGQSTLWVGTARMLRRAGFGVTGPEVDAAVARGWPGHLDAMLAADPDADPGALATPMPALPAPQPPGKRATPAARKQYNQQLTEQQGVLSDWWIRRMVVVRQPFHEKLTLLWHNHFATSAQKVRVAAQMAAQNQKLRTLSLGDFGTLAYAMLTDAAMLRWLDGQTSTAKAPNENLAREFMELFALGHGNGYTESDVRNGARALTGWVIGAGGATSVLPKRHDATAKTLFGRSANFDAAGFCDAVLAQPKSAGYVAGRLWQQLAGDDPPSPPALDRLVAAYGPGRDLRALTRAILTDPEFTGAQASMVNTPIEWLIGVIRSLRVPVDDPKRLKMIDATLRTLGQRPFYPPSVGGWPSGQVWLSTASAGARLRAATELAHAGDLSGIENTPPTDRIDAVGYLIGVGAWSDRTARALQPLVGQPPRLVAAAVNTPEYLTS; this is translated from the coding sequence ATGGCGGGGCAGTCCACCCTGTGGGTCGGCACGGCGCGCATGCTGCGCCGGGCCGGTTTCGGCGTGACCGGCCCCGAGGTCGACGCCGCCGTCGCCCGCGGCTGGCCCGGCCACCTGGACGCGATGCTGGCCGCCGATCCCGACGCCGACCCCGGCGCGCTGGCCACCCCGATGCCCGCCCTGCCGGCGCCCCAGCCGCCCGGCAAACGCGCCACCCCCGCGGCCCGCAAGCAGTACAACCAGCAGCTCACCGAACAGCAGGGCGTGCTGTCGGATTGGTGGATCCGCCGCATGGTCGTCGTGCGCCAACCGTTCCACGAGAAGCTGACCTTGTTGTGGCACAACCACTTTGCCACCTCGGCGCAGAAGGTGCGGGTGGCGGCGCAGATGGCCGCGCAGAACCAGAAGCTGCGCACGCTGTCGCTGGGCGATTTCGGCACCCTGGCCTACGCCATGCTGACCGACGCCGCCATGCTGCGCTGGCTGGACGGGCAGACCAGCACCGCCAAGGCGCCCAACGAAAACCTGGCCCGCGAATTCATGGAGCTGTTCGCGCTGGGCCACGGCAACGGCTATACCGAGAGCGACGTCCGCAACGGGGCACGCGCCCTGACCGGCTGGGTCATCGGCGCCGGCGGCGCGACGTCGGTGCTGCCCAAACGCCATGACGCGACGGCCAAGACGCTGTTCGGCCGCAGCGCGAACTTCGATGCCGCCGGGTTCTGCGACGCGGTGCTCGCCCAGCCGAAATCGGCCGGGTACGTGGCGGGGCGGCTGTGGCAGCAGTTGGCCGGCGACGACCCGCCGTCGCCGCCCGCGCTCGACCGGCTGGTCGCCGCCTACGGCCCCGGCCGCGACCTGCGCGCCCTGACCCGGGCCATCCTCACCGACCCGGAGTTCACCGGCGCCCAGGCCAGCATGGTCAACACCCCGATCGAATGGCTGATCGGCGTGATCCGCTCGCTGCGGGTGCCCGTCGATGATCCCAAGCGACTCAAGATGATCGACGCGACGTTGCGCACGCTGGGGCAGCGGCCGTTCTATCCGCCCAGCGTCGGCGGCTGGCCCAGCGGGCAGGTCTGGCTGTCCACCGCCAGCGCCGGGGCCCGGCTGCGCGCCGCGACCGAGCTGGCGCACGCCGGCGACCTGTCCGGCATCGAGAACACCCCGCCCACCGACCGCATCGACGCGGTCGGCTACCTGATCGGCGTCGGCGCCTGGTCCGACCGCACCGCCCGCGCGCTGCAACCCCTGGTGGGCCAACCGCCCCGGCTGGTCGCCGCGGCCGTCAACACCCCGGAGTACCTGACGTCATGA
- a CDS encoding MmpS family transport accessory protein, which translates to MPLLLVVVISLGAYAVVRIRDTFGTHGGVTSGEGAGDNTKPFHPKHITYEITGAPAGTVNANYLDENGQPHLVESAPLPWSFTIVTTLPSMSANIVAQASEQVHALRCRVIVDDQVRDDRNTNDYQPFIYCLVKSV; encoded by the coding sequence ATGCCCCTGCTGCTGGTGGTCGTGATTTCGCTGGGCGCCTACGCGGTGGTCCGTATCCGCGACACGTTCGGCACCCACGGCGGTGTGACGAGCGGGGAGGGCGCCGGCGACAACACCAAGCCGTTCCACCCCAAGCACATCACGTACGAGATCACCGGCGCCCCGGCCGGCACGGTGAACGCGAACTATCTGGACGAGAACGGCCAGCCGCACCTGGTCGAATCGGCGCCGTTGCCGTGGTCGTTCACCATCGTGACCACGTTGCCGTCGATGTCGGCCAACATCGTCGCCCAGGCCAGCGAGCAGGTGCATGCGCTGCGGTGCCGGGTCATCGTCGACGACCAGGTCCGCGACGACCGCAACACCAACGACTACCAACCGTTCATCTACTGCTTGGTGAAATCCGTATGA
- a CDS encoding acetate kinase, with product MDGSDGARRVLVINSGSSSLKFQLVDPESGVAASTGIVERIGEESSPVPDHDAALRRAFDMLAGDGVDLNTAGLVAVGHRVVHGGNTFYQPTVLDDAVIARLHELSELAPLHNPPALQGIEVARRLLPGIAHVAVFDTGFFHDLPPAAATYAIDRELADRWQIRRYGFHGTSHRYVSEQAAAFLDRPLRGLKQIVLHLGNGCSASAIAGTRPLDTSMGLTPLEGLVMGTRSGDIDPSIVSYLCHTAGMGVDDVESMLNHRSGVVGLSGVRDFRRLRELIESGDGAAQLAYSVFTHRLRKYIGAYLAVLGHTDVISFTAGIGENDAAVRRDAVSGMEELGIVLDERRNLAGSKGGRQISADDSPITVLVVPTNEELAIARDCVRVLGG from the coding sequence GTGGACGGTAGTGACGGCGCGCGCCGGGTGCTGGTGATCAACTCCGGCTCGTCGTCGCTGAAGTTCCAGCTGGTCGATCCCGAGTCCGGGGTGGCCGCCTCGACGGGCATCGTGGAACGCATCGGCGAGGAATCCTCGCCGGTCCCCGACCACGACGCCGCGCTGCGCCGGGCGTTCGACATGCTGGCCGGCGACGGCGTCGACCTGAACACCGCCGGGCTGGTCGCGGTGGGTCATCGGGTGGTGCACGGCGGCAACACCTTCTACCAGCCCACCGTGCTGGACGACGCGGTGATCGCCCGGCTGCACGAGCTGTCGGAGTTGGCCCCGCTGCACAATCCGCCGGCGCTCCAGGGAATCGAAGTGGCCCGCCGGCTGCTGCCCGGCATCGCGCATGTGGCCGTCTTCGACACCGGGTTCTTCCACGACCTGCCGCCCGCGGCGGCGACCTACGCCATCGACCGCGAATTGGCCGATCGCTGGCAGATCCGCCGGTACGGGTTCCACGGCACCTCGCACCGCTACGTCAGCGAGCAGGCCGCGGCCTTCTTGGATCGGCCGCTGCGCGGCCTGAAACAGATCGTGCTGCACCTGGGCAACGGCTGCTCGGCGTCGGCGATCGCCGGCACCCGGCCTCTCGATACCTCGATGGGGTTGACGCCGCTGGAGGGACTGGTGATGGGAACCCGCAGCGGTGACATCGATCCCAGCATCGTCAGCTATCTGTGCCACACGGCCGGGATGGGGGTGGACGACGTCGAGTCGATGCTCAACCACCGCTCGGGGGTGGTGGGGCTGTCCGGCGTGCGGGACTTCCGCCGGCTGCGCGAACTCATCGAATCCGGGGACGGCGCAGCGCAATTGGCCTACAGCGTGTTCACGCACCGGCTGCGCAAGTACATCGGTGCCTACCTGGCGGTGCTGGGCCACACCGACGTCATCAGCTTCACCGCCGGCATCGGTGAGAACGACGCCGCGGTGCGCCGCGACGCGGTGTCCGGCATGGAGGAGCTGGGCATCGTGCTCGACGAGCGCCGCAACCTGGCCGGGAGCAAAGGGGGACGCCAGATCTCGGCCGACGACTCGCCGATCACGGTGCTGGTGGTCCCCACCAACGAAGAGCTGGCCATCGCCCGTGACTGCGTGCGGGTGCTAGGCGGATAG